One window of the Daphnia pulex isolate KAP4 chromosome 8, ASM2113471v1 genome contains the following:
- the LOC124199612 gene encoding transcription factor 12-like isoform X5, whose amino-acid sequence MAANSDDDGNGPLHLYEVFQNCFNKITSNNLSKPDKPNFPPAYAGMDNRMAYGPPAAYASGTAGPMDGYGNETPYFPFGHPSRQAPNSGPAKRKKEGGMTEHTTDGMDLVPQPWYGSENMDFPQDSPRYTSPKPGGGLYGDSYFMGDGSTHPADPWSSNGAGGAPLQPGPYGSYGGQQQSQQQVGPTPPLMNSGPTGGGGGIPNTLMGGQPSYPGQGIFTGPGMHGMGSGAIHDPSGMGGYNVALSPAQDHNGPNNLMSSGLPPMSTFRNSATGPMGGPVSQSGVVQAGSGATVQSPSMYSHSPNLGPPPGPGGQTGDALGKALASIYSADQSTSSFSSHPTTPVSSPPPLTSVNQPQWNGPPHPHTHPAGVANTASPLYNERNLHMARRMPEQERLDDAIGILRNHTESLTSPLNGNFHQATTRMEERLDDAINVLRNHAESVGGGGPQSALPGAGPSPALSHSNGIMAAYPPVLEPLMGGHHPVSSTVGHPSSYGSLGPASLGGSLHDSVNRPMVDGLPTTVKAPPTSSKKRKDPDSSEAKLGLDGRISSLGGASANTPTSSSHGGASKSSKRSRSSAGSDDEDDDDDEGLDPAVKVVKEKERRQANNARERVRVKDINEAFKELGRMCQMHLKIDKTQPKLTVLHQAVDVITQLEQRVRERNLNPKAACLKRREEEKADDGSAKGMQGPPHLGGGGGAGGGGPPPMIPFGSMPSSF is encoded by the exons ATGGCGGCCaacagtgatgatgatggaaatgGTCCTCTTCACCTCTACGAAGTAttccaaaattgttttaacaaaataacGTCAAATAATCTATCCAAGCCag ATAAACCAAATTTTCCTCCTGCATACGCTGGAATGGATAACAGAATG GCCTACGGTCCACCTGCAGCTTATGCATCAGGCACAGCGGGTCCCATGGATGGCTATGGCAACGAAACTCCATACTTCCCTTTTGGACATCCTTCCAGACAAGCCCCCAACTCTGGCCCagcaaagaggaaaaaagaa GGTGGAATGACAGAACACACAACGGATGGAATGGATTTAGTGCCTCAGCCATGG TATGGATCGGAGAATATGGACTTTCCCCAGGACTCTCCGCGGTACACTTCACCCAAGCCTGGAGGTGGGCTCTACGGCGACTCCTATTTTATGG GTGATGGATCGACACATCCAGCAGATCCGTGGTCATCCAACGGAGCCGGAGGCGCTCCCTTACAACCCGGCCCATATGGTAGCTACGGTGGCCAGCAACAATCGCAGCAACAAGTCGGGCCAACTCCACCGCTCATGAACAGTGGGCCCACTGGTGGAGGTGGAGGCATACCCAACACCCTCATGGGAGGACAACCCTCTTACCCTGGACAGGGTATATTCA CAGGTCCTGGTATGCACGGAATGGGATCGGGAGCCATTCACGATCCATCGGGAATGGGCGGCTATAACGTCGCTCTGTCGCCAGCCCAGGATCACAACGGCCCCAATAATTTGATGAGCTCTGGTCTTCCACCCATGTCAACGTTTCGCAACTCAGCTACGGGACCCATGGGTGGTCCCGTGTCGCAGTCTGGCGTAGTCCAGGCTGGATCGGGAGCCACGGTCCAATCTCCCTCTATGTACAGCCACAGTCCGAATTTAGGTCCTCCGCCTGGCCCTGGTGGTCAGACAGGCGACGCTCTCGGCAAAGCTCTCGCTTCG aTATATTCCGCTGACCAGAGCACGAGCAGTTTCAGCTCGCATCCCACTACACCCGTCTCATCGCCTCCTCCCTTGACGTCGGTGAACCAGCCACAGTGGAATGGGCCTCCTCATCCGCACACGCATCCAGCCGGAGTAGCCAACACCGCCTCTCCCCTCTACAATGAGCGCAATCTCCACATG GCTCGTCGCATGCCCGAGCAAGAGCGACTGGACGATGCTATTGGCATTCTTAGGAATCACACTGAG AGTCTTACGAGTCCGTTAAATGGCAATTTTCATCAGGCGACCACTCGGATGGAAGAGAGACTGGACGATGCCATCAACGTGCTCCGGAATCACGCCGAATCGGTAGGCGGTGGTGGGCCGCAATCTGCGTTACCCGGTGCCGGACCTTCACCCGCCTTGTCACATTCCAACGGCATCATGGCCGCCTACCCGCCCGTCCTTGAACCTCTCATG GGCGGACATCATCCGGTCAGCAGCACAGTCGGGCACCCATCGTCTTACGGCAGTTTGGGCCCCGCCTCTCTTGGTGGCTCCCTCCACGATTCCGTGAATCGGCCGATGGTCGACGGCCTGCCTACCACAGTGAAAGCTCCTCCTACAAGTTCAA aaaaacgaaaagatcCAGACAGCAGCGAAGCCAAATTGGGGCTCGACGGACGTATTTCATCGCTGGGCGGAGCTTCAGCCAACACCCCGACCTCGTCAAGCCACGGAGGCGCAAGCAAGAGCAGCAAACGCTCTAGGAG CAGTGCTGGTAGTGATGACGaggatgatgacgacgacgaaggaCTGGATCCTGCCGTCAAAGTTGTCAAGGAAAAGGAGAGGCGGCAAGCCAACAACGCTCGCGAGCG AGTGCGGGTGAAAGACATAAACGAAGCGTTCAAGGAGTTAGGCCGCATGTGTCAAATGCATCTCAAGATTGACAAGACGCAGCCCAAGTTGACGGTGCTTCACCAGGCTGTCGACGTCATCACTCAGCTGGAACAACGTGTTAGAG agaGGAATTTGAATCCGAAGGCGGCTTGCTTGAAACGacgcgaagaagaaaaagcagacgacggaTCGGCCAAGGGAATGCAAGGCCCGCCTCATTTgggcggcggaggaggtgcTGGCGGTGGGGGACCTCCTCCCATGATCCCCTTTGGATCCATGCCATCCTCC ttttga
- the LOC124199612 gene encoding transcription factor 12-like isoform X34, which yields MAANSDDDGNGPLHLYEVFQNCFNKITSNNLSKPDKPNFPPAYAGMDNRMAYGPPAAYASGTAGPMDGYGNETPYFPFGHPSRQAPNSGPAKRKKEGGMTEHTTDGMDLVPQPWYGSENMDFPQDSPRYTSPKPGGGLYGDSYFMGDGSTHPADPWSSNGAGGAPLQPGPYGSYGGQQQSQQQVGPTPPLMNSGPTGGGGGIPNTLMGGQPSYPGQGIFTGPGMHGMGSGAIHDPSGMGGYNVALSPAQDHNGPNNLMSSGLPPMSTFRNSATGPMGGPVSQSGVVQAGSGATVQSPSMYSHSPNLGPPPGPGGQTGDALGKALASIYSADQSTSSFSSHPTTPVSSPPPLTSVNQPQWNGPPHPHTHPAGVANTASPLYNERNLHMSLTSPLNGNFHQATTRMEERLDDAINVLRNHAESVGGGGPQSALPGAGPSPALSHSNGIMAAYPPVLEPLMGGHHPVSSTVGHPSSYGSLGPASLGGSLHDSVNRPMVDGLPTTVKAPPTSSKKRKDPDSSEAKLGLDGRISSLGGASANTPTSSSHGGASKSSKRSRSAGSDDEDDDDDEGLDPAVKVVKEKERRQANNARERVRVKDINEAFKELGRMCQMHLKIDKTQPKLTVLHQAVDVITQLEQRVRERNLNPKAACLKRREEEKADDGSAKGMQGPPHLGGGGGAGGGGPPPMIPFGSMPSSF from the exons ATGGCGGCCaacagtgatgatgatggaaatgGTCCTCTTCACCTCTACGAAGTAttccaaaattgttttaacaaaataacGTCAAATAATCTATCCAAGCCag ATAAACCAAATTTTCCTCCTGCATACGCTGGAATGGATAACAGAATG GCCTACGGTCCACCTGCAGCTTATGCATCAGGCACAGCGGGTCCCATGGATGGCTATGGCAACGAAACTCCATACTTCCCTTTTGGACATCCTTCCAGACAAGCCCCCAACTCTGGCCCagcaaagaggaaaaaagaa GGTGGAATGACAGAACACACAACGGATGGAATGGATTTAGTGCCTCAGCCATGG TATGGATCGGAGAATATGGACTTTCCCCAGGACTCTCCGCGGTACACTTCACCCAAGCCTGGAGGTGGGCTCTACGGCGACTCCTATTTTATGG GTGATGGATCGACACATCCAGCAGATCCGTGGTCATCCAACGGAGCCGGAGGCGCTCCCTTACAACCCGGCCCATATGGTAGCTACGGTGGCCAGCAACAATCGCAGCAACAAGTCGGGCCAACTCCACCGCTCATGAACAGTGGGCCCACTGGTGGAGGTGGAGGCATACCCAACACCCTCATGGGAGGACAACCCTCTTACCCTGGACAGGGTATATTCA CAGGTCCTGGTATGCACGGAATGGGATCGGGAGCCATTCACGATCCATCGGGAATGGGCGGCTATAACGTCGCTCTGTCGCCAGCCCAGGATCACAACGGCCCCAATAATTTGATGAGCTCTGGTCTTCCACCCATGTCAACGTTTCGCAACTCAGCTACGGGACCCATGGGTGGTCCCGTGTCGCAGTCTGGCGTAGTCCAGGCTGGATCGGGAGCCACGGTCCAATCTCCCTCTATGTACAGCCACAGTCCGAATTTAGGTCCTCCGCCTGGCCCTGGTGGTCAGACAGGCGACGCTCTCGGCAAAGCTCTCGCTTCG aTATATTCCGCTGACCAGAGCACGAGCAGTTTCAGCTCGCATCCCACTACACCCGTCTCATCGCCTCCTCCCTTGACGTCGGTGAACCAGCCACAGTGGAATGGGCCTCCTCATCCGCACACGCATCCAGCCGGAGTAGCCAACACCGCCTCTCCCCTCTACAATGAGCGCAATCTCCACATG AGTCTTACGAGTCCGTTAAATGGCAATTTTCATCAGGCGACCACTCGGATGGAAGAGAGACTGGACGATGCCATCAACGTGCTCCGGAATCACGCCGAATCGGTAGGCGGTGGTGGGCCGCAATCTGCGTTACCCGGTGCCGGACCTTCACCCGCCTTGTCACATTCCAACGGCATCATGGCCGCCTACCCGCCCGTCCTTGAACCTCTCATG GGCGGACATCATCCGGTCAGCAGCACAGTCGGGCACCCATCGTCTTACGGCAGTTTGGGCCCCGCCTCTCTTGGTGGCTCCCTCCACGATTCCGTGAATCGGCCGATGGTCGACGGCCTGCCTACCACAGTGAAAGCTCCTCCTACAAGTTCAA aaaaacgaaaagatcCAGACAGCAGCGAAGCCAAATTGGGGCTCGACGGACGTATTTCATCGCTGGGCGGAGCTTCAGCCAACACCCCGACCTCGTCAAGCCACGGAGGCGCAAGCAAGAGCAGCAAACGCTCTAGGAG TGCTGGTAGTGATGACGaggatgatgacgacgacgaaggaCTGGATCCTGCCGTCAAAGTTGTCAAGGAAAAGGAGAGGCGGCAAGCCAACAACGCTCGCGAGCG AGTGCGGGTGAAAGACATAAACGAAGCGTTCAAGGAGTTAGGCCGCATGTGTCAAATGCATCTCAAGATTGACAAGACGCAGCCCAAGTTGACGGTGCTTCACCAGGCTGTCGACGTCATCACTCAGCTGGAACAACGTGTTAGAG agaGGAATTTGAATCCGAAGGCGGCTTGCTTGAAACGacgcgaagaagaaaaagcagacgacggaTCGGCCAAGGGAATGCAAGGCCCGCCTCATTTgggcggcggaggaggtgcTGGCGGTGGGGGACCTCCTCCCATGATCCCCTTTGGATCCATGCCATCCTCC ttttga
- the LOC124199612 gene encoding transcription factor 12-like isoform X33, with protein sequence MAANSDDDGNGPLHLYEVFQNCFNKITSNNLSKPDKPNFPPAYAGMDNRMAYGPPAAYASGTAGPMDGYGNETPYFPFGHPSRQAPNSGPAKRKKEGGMTEHTTDGMDLVPQPWYGSENMDFPQDSPRYTSPKPGGGLYGDSYFMGDGSTHPADPWSSNGAGGAPLQPGPYGSYGGQQQSQQQVGPTPPLMNSGPTGGGGGIPNTLMGGQPSYPGQGIFTGPGMHGMGSGAIHDPSGMGGYNVALSPAQDHNGPNNLMSSGLPPMSTFRNSATGPMGGPVSQSGVVQAGSGATVQSPSMYSHSPNLGPPPGPGGQTGDALGKALASIYSADQSTSSFSSHPTTPVSSPPPLTSVNQPQWNGPPHPHTHPAGVANTASPLYNERNLHMSLTSPLNGNFHQATTRMEERLDDAINVLRNHAESVGGGGPQSALPGAGPSPALSHSNGIMAAYPPVLEPLMGGHHPVSSTVGHPSSYGSLGPASLGGSLHDSVNRPMVDGLPTTVKAPPTSSKKRKDPDSSEAKLGLDGRISSLGGASANTPTSSSHGGASKSSKRSRSAGSDDEDDDDDEGLDPAVKVVKEKERRQANNARERIRIRDINEALKELGRMCMTHLKSDKPQTKLGILNMAVEVIMQLEQQVRERNLNPKAACLKRREEEKADDGSAKGMQGPPHLGGGGGAGGGGPPPMIPFGSMPSSF encoded by the exons ATGGCGGCCaacagtgatgatgatggaaatgGTCCTCTTCACCTCTACGAAGTAttccaaaattgttttaacaaaataacGTCAAATAATCTATCCAAGCCag ATAAACCAAATTTTCCTCCTGCATACGCTGGAATGGATAACAGAATG GCCTACGGTCCACCTGCAGCTTATGCATCAGGCACAGCGGGTCCCATGGATGGCTATGGCAACGAAACTCCATACTTCCCTTTTGGACATCCTTCCAGACAAGCCCCCAACTCTGGCCCagcaaagaggaaaaaagaa GGTGGAATGACAGAACACACAACGGATGGAATGGATTTAGTGCCTCAGCCATGG TATGGATCGGAGAATATGGACTTTCCCCAGGACTCTCCGCGGTACACTTCACCCAAGCCTGGAGGTGGGCTCTACGGCGACTCCTATTTTATGG GTGATGGATCGACACATCCAGCAGATCCGTGGTCATCCAACGGAGCCGGAGGCGCTCCCTTACAACCCGGCCCATATGGTAGCTACGGTGGCCAGCAACAATCGCAGCAACAAGTCGGGCCAACTCCACCGCTCATGAACAGTGGGCCCACTGGTGGAGGTGGAGGCATACCCAACACCCTCATGGGAGGACAACCCTCTTACCCTGGACAGGGTATATTCA CAGGTCCTGGTATGCACGGAATGGGATCGGGAGCCATTCACGATCCATCGGGAATGGGCGGCTATAACGTCGCTCTGTCGCCAGCCCAGGATCACAACGGCCCCAATAATTTGATGAGCTCTGGTCTTCCACCCATGTCAACGTTTCGCAACTCAGCTACGGGACCCATGGGTGGTCCCGTGTCGCAGTCTGGCGTAGTCCAGGCTGGATCGGGAGCCACGGTCCAATCTCCCTCTATGTACAGCCACAGTCCGAATTTAGGTCCTCCGCCTGGCCCTGGTGGTCAGACAGGCGACGCTCTCGGCAAAGCTCTCGCTTCG aTATATTCCGCTGACCAGAGCACGAGCAGTTTCAGCTCGCATCCCACTACACCCGTCTCATCGCCTCCTCCCTTGACGTCGGTGAACCAGCCACAGTGGAATGGGCCTCCTCATCCGCACACGCATCCAGCCGGAGTAGCCAACACCGCCTCTCCCCTCTACAATGAGCGCAATCTCCACATG AGTCTTACGAGTCCGTTAAATGGCAATTTTCATCAGGCGACCACTCGGATGGAAGAGAGACTGGACGATGCCATCAACGTGCTCCGGAATCACGCCGAATCGGTAGGCGGTGGTGGGCCGCAATCTGCGTTACCCGGTGCCGGACCTTCACCCGCCTTGTCACATTCCAACGGCATCATGGCCGCCTACCCGCCCGTCCTTGAACCTCTCATG GGCGGACATCATCCGGTCAGCAGCACAGTCGGGCACCCATCGTCTTACGGCAGTTTGGGCCCCGCCTCTCTTGGTGGCTCCCTCCACGATTCCGTGAATCGGCCGATGGTCGACGGCCTGCCTACCACAGTGAAAGCTCCTCCTACAAGTTCAA aaaaacgaaaagatcCAGACAGCAGCGAAGCCAAATTGGGGCTCGACGGACGTATTTCATCGCTGGGCGGAGCTTCAGCCAACACCCCGACCTCGTCAAGCCACGGAGGCGCAAGCAAGAGCAGCAAACGCTCTAGGAG TGCTGGTAGTGATGACGaggatgatgacgacgacgaaggaCTGGATCCTGCCGTCAAAGTTGTCAAGGAAAAGGAGAGGCGGCAAGCCAACAACGCTCGCGAGCG GATCCGAATCCGGGATATCAACGAAGCGCTCAAGGAATTGGGGCGCATGTGCATGACGCATTTGAAGTCGGACAAGCCGCAAACCAAACTGGGCATCCTCAACATGGCCGTTGAGGTCATCATGCAGCTCGAGCAGCAAGTGCGAG agaGGAATTTGAATCCGAAGGCGGCTTGCTTGAAACGacgcgaagaagaaaaagcagacgacggaTCGGCCAAGGGAATGCAAGGCCCGCCTCATTTgggcggcggaggaggtgcTGGCGGTGGGGGACCTCCTCCCATGATCCCCTTTGGATCCATGCCATCCTCC ttttga
- the LOC124199612 gene encoding transcription factor 12-like isoform X6 encodes MAANSDDDGNGPLHLYEVFQNCFNKITSNNLSKPDKPNFPPAYAGMDNRMAYGPPAAYASGTAGPMDGYGNETPYFPFGHPSRQAPNSGPAKRKKEGGMTEHTTDGMDLVPQPWYGSENMDFPQDSPRYTSPKPGGGLYGDSYFMGDGSTHPADPWSSNGAGGAPLQPGPYGSYGGQQQSQQQVGPTPPLMNSGPTGGGGGIPNTLMGGQPSYPGQGIFTGPGMHGMGSGAIHDPSGMGGYNVALSPAQDHNGPNNLMSSGLPPMSTFRNSATGPMGGPVSQSGVVQAGSGATVQSPSMYSHSPNLGPPPGPGGQTGDALGKALASIYSADQSTSSFSSHPTTPVSSPPPLTSVNQPQWNGPPHPHTHPAGVANTASPLYNERNLHMARRMPEQERLDDAIGILRNHTESLTSPLNGNFHQATTRMEERLDDAINVLRNHAESVGGGGPQSALPGAGPSPALSHSNGIMAAYPPVLEPLMGGHHPVSSTVGHPSSYGSLGPASLGGSLHDSVNRPMVDGLPTTVKAPPTSSKKRKDPDSSEAKLGLDGRISSLGGASANTPTSSSHGGASKSSKRSRSAGSDDEDDDDDEGLDPAVKVVKEKERRQANNARERIRIRDINEALKELGRMCMTHLKSDKPQTKLGILNMAVEVIMQLEQQVRERNLNPKAACLKRREEEKADDGSAKGMQGPPHLGGGGGAGGGGPPPMIPFGSMPSSF; translated from the exons ATGGCGGCCaacagtgatgatgatggaaatgGTCCTCTTCACCTCTACGAAGTAttccaaaattgttttaacaaaataacGTCAAATAATCTATCCAAGCCag ATAAACCAAATTTTCCTCCTGCATACGCTGGAATGGATAACAGAATG GCCTACGGTCCACCTGCAGCTTATGCATCAGGCACAGCGGGTCCCATGGATGGCTATGGCAACGAAACTCCATACTTCCCTTTTGGACATCCTTCCAGACAAGCCCCCAACTCTGGCCCagcaaagaggaaaaaagaa GGTGGAATGACAGAACACACAACGGATGGAATGGATTTAGTGCCTCAGCCATGG TATGGATCGGAGAATATGGACTTTCCCCAGGACTCTCCGCGGTACACTTCACCCAAGCCTGGAGGTGGGCTCTACGGCGACTCCTATTTTATGG GTGATGGATCGACACATCCAGCAGATCCGTGGTCATCCAACGGAGCCGGAGGCGCTCCCTTACAACCCGGCCCATATGGTAGCTACGGTGGCCAGCAACAATCGCAGCAACAAGTCGGGCCAACTCCACCGCTCATGAACAGTGGGCCCACTGGTGGAGGTGGAGGCATACCCAACACCCTCATGGGAGGACAACCCTCTTACCCTGGACAGGGTATATTCA CAGGTCCTGGTATGCACGGAATGGGATCGGGAGCCATTCACGATCCATCGGGAATGGGCGGCTATAACGTCGCTCTGTCGCCAGCCCAGGATCACAACGGCCCCAATAATTTGATGAGCTCTGGTCTTCCACCCATGTCAACGTTTCGCAACTCAGCTACGGGACCCATGGGTGGTCCCGTGTCGCAGTCTGGCGTAGTCCAGGCTGGATCGGGAGCCACGGTCCAATCTCCCTCTATGTACAGCCACAGTCCGAATTTAGGTCCTCCGCCTGGCCCTGGTGGTCAGACAGGCGACGCTCTCGGCAAAGCTCTCGCTTCG aTATATTCCGCTGACCAGAGCACGAGCAGTTTCAGCTCGCATCCCACTACACCCGTCTCATCGCCTCCTCCCTTGACGTCGGTGAACCAGCCACAGTGGAATGGGCCTCCTCATCCGCACACGCATCCAGCCGGAGTAGCCAACACCGCCTCTCCCCTCTACAATGAGCGCAATCTCCACATG GCTCGTCGCATGCCCGAGCAAGAGCGACTGGACGATGCTATTGGCATTCTTAGGAATCACACTGAG AGTCTTACGAGTCCGTTAAATGGCAATTTTCATCAGGCGACCACTCGGATGGAAGAGAGACTGGACGATGCCATCAACGTGCTCCGGAATCACGCCGAATCGGTAGGCGGTGGTGGGCCGCAATCTGCGTTACCCGGTGCCGGACCTTCACCCGCCTTGTCACATTCCAACGGCATCATGGCCGCCTACCCGCCCGTCCTTGAACCTCTCATG GGCGGACATCATCCGGTCAGCAGCACAGTCGGGCACCCATCGTCTTACGGCAGTTTGGGCCCCGCCTCTCTTGGTGGCTCCCTCCACGATTCCGTGAATCGGCCGATGGTCGACGGCCTGCCTACCACAGTGAAAGCTCCTCCTACAAGTTCAA aaaaacgaaaagatcCAGACAGCAGCGAAGCCAAATTGGGGCTCGACGGACGTATTTCATCGCTGGGCGGAGCTTCAGCCAACACCCCGACCTCGTCAAGCCACGGAGGCGCAAGCAAGAGCAGCAAACGCTCTAGGAG TGCTGGTAGTGATGACGaggatgatgacgacgacgaaggaCTGGATCCTGCCGTCAAAGTTGTCAAGGAAAAGGAGAGGCGGCAAGCCAACAACGCTCGCGAGCG GATCCGAATCCGGGATATCAACGAAGCGCTCAAGGAATTGGGGCGCATGTGCATGACGCATTTGAAGTCGGACAAGCCGCAAACCAAACTGGGCATCCTCAACATGGCCGTTGAGGTCATCATGCAGCTCGAGCAGCAAGTGCGAG agaGGAATTTGAATCCGAAGGCGGCTTGCTTGAAACGacgcgaagaagaaaaagcagacgacggaTCGGCCAAGGGAATGCAAGGCCCGCCTCATTTgggcggcggaggaggtgcTGGCGGTGGGGGACCTCCTCCCATGATCCCCTTTGGATCCATGCCATCCTCC ttttga
- the LOC124199612 gene encoding transcription factor 12-like isoform X41, whose protein sequence is MAANSDDDGNGPLHLYEVFQNCFNKITSNNLSKPDKPNFPPAYAGMDNRMAYGPPAAYASGTAGPMDGYGNETPYFPFGHPSRQAPNSGPAKRKKEGGMTEHTTDGMDLVPQPWYGSENMDFPQDSPRYTSPKPGGGLYGDSYFMGDGSTHPADPWSSNGAGGAPLQPGPYGSYGGQQQSQQQVGPTPPLMNSGPTGGGGGIPNTLMGGQPSYPGQGIFTGPGMHGMGSGAIHDPSGMGGYNVALSPAQDHNGPNNLMSSGLPPMSTFRNSATGPMGGPVSQSGVVQAGSGATVQSPSMYSHSPNLGPPPGPGGQTGDALGKALASIYSADQSTSSFSSHPTTPVSSPPPLTSVNQPQWNGPPHPHTHPAGVANTASPLYNERNLHMATTRMEERLDDAINVLRNHAESVGGGGPQSALPGAGPSPALSHSNGIMAAYPPVLEPLMGGHHPVSSTVGHPSSYGSLGPASLGGSLHDSVNRPMVDGLPTTVKAPPTSSKKRKDPDSSEAKLGLDGRISSLGGASANTPTSSSHGGASKSSKRSRSAGSDDEDDDDDEGLDPAVKVVKEKERRQANNARERIRIRDINEALKELGRMCMTHLKSDKPQTKLGILNMAVEVIMQLEQQVRERNLNPKAACLKRREEEKADDGSAKGMQGPPHLGGGGGAGGGGPPPMIPFGSMPSSF, encoded by the exons ATGGCGGCCaacagtgatgatgatggaaatgGTCCTCTTCACCTCTACGAAGTAttccaaaattgttttaacaaaataacGTCAAATAATCTATCCAAGCCag ATAAACCAAATTTTCCTCCTGCATACGCTGGAATGGATAACAGAATG GCCTACGGTCCACCTGCAGCTTATGCATCAGGCACAGCGGGTCCCATGGATGGCTATGGCAACGAAACTCCATACTTCCCTTTTGGACATCCTTCCAGACAAGCCCCCAACTCTGGCCCagcaaagaggaaaaaagaa GGTGGAATGACAGAACACACAACGGATGGAATGGATTTAGTGCCTCAGCCATGG TATGGATCGGAGAATATGGACTTTCCCCAGGACTCTCCGCGGTACACTTCACCCAAGCCTGGAGGTGGGCTCTACGGCGACTCCTATTTTATGG GTGATGGATCGACACATCCAGCAGATCCGTGGTCATCCAACGGAGCCGGAGGCGCTCCCTTACAACCCGGCCCATATGGTAGCTACGGTGGCCAGCAACAATCGCAGCAACAAGTCGGGCCAACTCCACCGCTCATGAACAGTGGGCCCACTGGTGGAGGTGGAGGCATACCCAACACCCTCATGGGAGGACAACCCTCTTACCCTGGACAGGGTATATTCA CAGGTCCTGGTATGCACGGAATGGGATCGGGAGCCATTCACGATCCATCGGGAATGGGCGGCTATAACGTCGCTCTGTCGCCAGCCCAGGATCACAACGGCCCCAATAATTTGATGAGCTCTGGTCTTCCACCCATGTCAACGTTTCGCAACTCAGCTACGGGACCCATGGGTGGTCCCGTGTCGCAGTCTGGCGTAGTCCAGGCTGGATCGGGAGCCACGGTCCAATCTCCCTCTATGTACAGCCACAGTCCGAATTTAGGTCCTCCGCCTGGCCCTGGTGGTCAGACAGGCGACGCTCTCGGCAAAGCTCTCGCTTCG aTATATTCCGCTGACCAGAGCACGAGCAGTTTCAGCTCGCATCCCACTACACCCGTCTCATCGCCTCCTCCCTTGACGTCGGTGAACCAGCCACAGTGGAATGGGCCTCCTCATCCGCACACGCATCCAGCCGGAGTAGCCAACACCGCCTCTCCCCTCTACAATGAGCGCAATCTCCACATG GCGACCACTCGGATGGAAGAGAGACTGGACGATGCCATCAACGTGCTCCGGAATCACGCCGAATCGGTAGGCGGTGGTGGGCCGCAATCTGCGTTACCCGGTGCCGGACCTTCACCCGCCTTGTCACATTCCAACGGCATCATGGCCGCCTACCCGCCCGTCCTTGAACCTCTCATG GGCGGACATCATCCGGTCAGCAGCACAGTCGGGCACCCATCGTCTTACGGCAGTTTGGGCCCCGCCTCTCTTGGTGGCTCCCTCCACGATTCCGTGAATCGGCCGATGGTCGACGGCCTGCCTACCACAGTGAAAGCTCCTCCTACAAGTTCAA aaaaacgaaaagatcCAGACAGCAGCGAAGCCAAATTGGGGCTCGACGGACGTATTTCATCGCTGGGCGGAGCTTCAGCCAACACCCCGACCTCGTCAAGCCACGGAGGCGCAAGCAAGAGCAGCAAACGCTCTAGGAG TGCTGGTAGTGATGACGaggatgatgacgacgacgaaggaCTGGATCCTGCCGTCAAAGTTGTCAAGGAAAAGGAGAGGCGGCAAGCCAACAACGCTCGCGAGCG GATCCGAATCCGGGATATCAACGAAGCGCTCAAGGAATTGGGGCGCATGTGCATGACGCATTTGAAGTCGGACAAGCCGCAAACCAAACTGGGCATCCTCAACATGGCCGTTGAGGTCATCATGCAGCTCGAGCAGCAAGTGCGAG agaGGAATTTGAATCCGAAGGCGGCTTGCTTGAAACGacgcgaagaagaaaaagcagacgacggaTCGGCCAAGGGAATGCAAGGCCCGCCTCATTTgggcggcggaggaggtgcTGGCGGTGGGGGACCTCCTCCCATGATCCCCTTTGGATCCATGCCATCCTCC ttttga